CGCCGTCCAGATCGAGCTGTACGACGGCCGCGGCCCGGCCGCGTGGCGGCTCCTCGACGACGCCTGGCCCGCGCTCCGCCGCTCGCTGCTGCTGCGCGTCCAGTTCATCCGCACGTCCATGCGGTTCCTCCGCGCCCGCGCCGCCCTCGCCGCGGCGCTCGAACTCCGGGCGAAGGACGCGTCGGGCGCCTGTCGACTCCTCGCCGTCGCCGGCCGCGACGCCCGCGCGCTTGAACGTGAGAAGATGCCCTGCCCCGCCGCCTACTCCCGGATGATCCGGGCCTCGCTCGCCTCGTTCGCCGGCCGCGCCGACCTCGCCGCGCCCCTGTGGCGCGAGGCCGTCGCGGCCTTCGAATCCGTCGACATGAACCTCTGCGCCGCCGCCTCCCGCCGCCGCCTGGGCCAGTCCCTCGGCGGCGAGTCCGGCGACGTCGAAATCGCCGCGTCCGAGTCCTGGATGCGTCGCCAACTCATCCGAGAACCGGAGAAGGCCGCCGGCATGATCGCCCCGAGGCGAAATTGAACAAATCGCCTTTTCGCCTGGCCGCGCCTACAATTCCCCGGCTCGGTGCCATCGGAGCGGCGGCGGGCGGGAGGGATTTCGCGTGAAGTCTTTAGATGACGTCAAGCTCTCGGTCCTGGACCTCTGCCCGATCGTCGAGGGCGGGACGGCGGCCGACGCCTTCCGCGACGCGGTCGACCTGGCGCGGCATGCGGAGCGGCTGGGGTACGAGCGGTACTGGGTGGCCGAGCACCACAACATCCCGGGGGTGGCGAGCGCGGCGACCGCGGTGGTGATCGGGCACGTCGCGGGGGGGACGTCGCGGATCCGCGTCGGCGCGGGCGGGATCATGCTGCCCAACCACGCCCCGCTGGTGATCGCCGAGCAGTTCGGCACGCTGGCGTCGCTCTACCCGGGCCGGATCGACCTGGGGCTGGGCCGCGCCCCGGGCGGCGACCAGCGGACCGCGCGGGCGCTGCGACGCTACCAGGAAGAGGTCGACGCCTTCCCGCGCGACGTCCGCGAGGTGCAGAACTACTTCCGCCCCGCGGGCCCGGGCCGGTTCGTGCACGCGATCCCGGGCGAGGGCCTGGACGTGCCGATCTGGATCCTGGGCTCCAGCGACTTCGGCGCGCGGCTGGCGGCCGAGCTGGGCCTCCCCTACGCCTTCGCCTCGCACTTCGCCCCCGATCAGCTCTTCGATGCCCTGGCGATCTACCGCGAGAACTTCATCCCGTCCGAGGCCCTGGAGAAGCCGTACGCCATGATCGGCGTCAACGCCTTCCTCGCCGACACCGACGAGGCCGCCGTCCGGCTCTTCAGCTCGCATCAGCAGGCCATCCTCAACCTGGTGCGGGGCCGGCCGGGCCTGCTCCCGCCGCCGGTCGACGACGTCGAGGCGCTCTGGACACCGTTCGAACGGGCCCACGTCGACAAGATGACCCGCGTCTCCGTCGTCGGCTCGCCGGAGACCGTCCGGGGCCGCCTCCAGTCGCTGGTCAACGCCGTCAAGCCCGACGAGGTCGTCTTCTCCGGCCACATCTACGACCACGCCGCCCGGCTGCGATCTTATGATCTGCTGATGCAGGTCTGCCGGACGTCAGCCGCCGCAGAAGCCGCCTCCCTCCCGTCGTCGCGATAGGAGGCCGCATGTCGCCGGACCTCCTCGGATCGCTCGTGAACGGTGCCATCCCGTTCTTCGCCGGCCTGTATTGCTGGCTCCTGGGCACGCGGCGGATCGGCAAGGCCGCCGGCATGGACGTCGAGTACGACGCGTGGCACGAACGCTTCGGGAAGGCCTGTCGGCTCCTCGGCCCGCTCGCCATGATGTTCGGCGTCCTTACGGTCCTCGTCGAGCTGACGCGAGATCGGTGAGGCGCCGAGGGCTCACGCCAGGATCGCGTCGACGACCTTGCCGTGGACGTCGGTCAGGCGGAAGTCGCGGCCGGCGTGGCGGTAGGTGAGCTTGGTGTGGTCGAAGCCGAGGAGGTGCAGGATCGTGGCGTGGAGGTCGTGGACGTGGACGACGTCCTCGACGGCCTTGTAGCCGAAATCGTCGGTCGCGCCGTGGACGTGGCCCCGCTTGACGCCGCCGCCGGCGAGCCAGACCGAGAAGCCCCAGTGGTTGTGGTCGCGGCCCATGGCGGGCTTGCCGCCGACCAGTTCGACCGACGGCGTGCGGCCGAATTCGCCGCCGCAGAGCACCAGCGTGTCATCGAACAGCCCGCGCTGCTTGAGGTCGGTCAGCAGGGCCGCGATGCCCTGGTCGCACTGGCGGCCGAGCTCGCGGTGGGCGGCGGGCAGGCTGTCGTGGCTGTCCCAGGGCTGGACGTCGCCGTGGAAGAGCTGCACGAACCGCACCCCGCGCTCGATCAGCCGGCGGGCGATCAGGAGCTGCCGGTTCTGCACGCCCGGCCCGTACATGTCGCGGACGTGCTGCGGCTCCTGCGAGACGTCGAAGGCGTCGGTCGCCTCCATCTGCATGCGGTAGGCCAGCTCGAAGCTGGCGATGCGGGCGTCGAGCGCGTCGTCCTCGGCGCGGGCTTGCAGGTGGCGGCGGTTCATCTCGGCCAGAAGGTCGAGCTGCCGGCGCTGCTCGCGGTTGGAGACGTAGGCGTTGCGGATGTTCTCGATCAGGTCCTCGGCCTTCTCCTTGCGGGTGTCGATGTACGTCCCCTGGAAGACCCCGGGCAGGAACGCGGACCGCCAGTTGGAGACGTCGGCGACGGGGAGGCCGGGGCACATGGAGACGTAGCCGGGCAGGTTCTCGTTCTCCGAGCCCAGCCCGTAGGTCAGCCAGGCGCCCATGCTGGGGCGCGAGAGCCGCTCGTCGCCGCAATTCATCAGCCGCATCGACTGCTCGTGGTTGGGCGTATTCGCCTGCATCGAGCGGATCACGCAGAGGTCGTCGGCGTGCGCGGCGGTGCGATCGAAGATCTCGCTGACGTCGAGGCCGCTCTCGCCGTACTTGCGGAACTTGAACGGCGAGCCCATCGCCGCGCCGGTCTTGCGCTCGGTGGAGAGGTTCCCCTGGGGGAGCGGCTTGCCGTCGTACTTCGTCAGCAACGGCTTGGGGTCGAAGGTGTCGACCTGGCTGGGCCCGCCGTTCAGGTAGATGTGGATGATCCGCTTCGCCTTGGGCGCGAACTGCGGGGCCCGGGGCGCGAGCGGGTTGAGCGTCGCACCCGGAGTCCCCGCGCGGGCCGCCGCGGGGCCGCCGAGCAGACCCGCCTCGCCCAGGAGGGCGGCCAGGCCGAGCATGCCGAAGCCGGTCCCGGCCTGCTGGATCGCCTCGCGTCGGGAGATGGGGCGTCGGAAGTCGGCGTTCATGGCGTCCGCCTCGGGTCGGATGGATGGAGCGGAGTGAAAATCAGTCGACGAACATCAGCTCATTCGTGATGAGCAACACCTGCGCGAGCTGGGCGCGGGGGTCGAGCTTGGGCCCGCCGGGCTCGTCGGCCAGGCTCTTCAGGAACCGGCCGGCCATCTCGGCCTCGTCGTCGGCGGGCGCGCGGGCCAGGATCATCCGGTAGAGCGCCCGCACCGCCTCGGCCGGGGACGGGCCGGCGACCTCGGGACGCGCGGCGAGCGCCCTGGCCTGCTCGACGACCAGGGGGGCGTTCATGCCGAAGAGCGCCTGCTGGGGGACCGTCGTGAGCGGCCGGCGCTCGGCGGAGGCGTCGGGGCTGGCGAAGTCGAACGCCCGGAAGACGGCCGGCAGGCTCTGGCGGTCGACCAGCCCGTAGACGGTGCGGCGGGCGTTCCCGGGGTCGTTCGCCACGTCCACCGGCTTGCCGTGCATCGTCGGGTCGAGCCGGCCGGAGACGAACAGCAGGGTGTCGCGCATGGCCTCGAAGTCGAGCCGGCGGCGGCTGGCGCGCCAGTGCAGCCGGTTCTCCGGGTCGACCTTGCGGCAGTCGGGCCTGTCGACGCTCGCTTGCCGGTACGTCGACGACAGCACGATCAGGCGGTGGAGGTTCTTGAGGGACCATCCTCCCTCCAGGAACCGCGCGGTCAGGTCGTCGAGCAATTCGGGGTGCGAGGGGGGCGTGCTGCGCTCGCCGAAGTCGCTGGGGGTGGAGACGAGGGGCTCGCCGAAGTGGTGCATCCAGACGCGGTTGACGATCACGCGGCCGGTGAGCGGGTTCTTCGGGTCGGCGATCGCCTCCGCGAGGTCGAGCCGGCCCCCGCCCCGCGCGAAAGGCCGCGGCGCGTCGCCGGCCAGGATGCGGAGGAACCGCCGGGGGACGGCCTCTCCGGGCTGCGAGGCGTTGCCGCGGACGAAGACGCGGGGCGCGTAGGGCTCGTCGGAGTCGACCAGGACCATCGCCCGGGGCGTCGCGTCGGCCGCCTTGACCGTCGTGCGGTCGAGCGCGACGACCTTGCCGTAGAAGCCGTCCTTCTCGCTACGCGACATGTAGGATTGCGTCAGGGCCCGCGCGAAATAGGACGGGCCGTCGGGCCCGTACAGGACGTCGAGCACCTGGCGGCGGGCCTTGTCGGCCGGGTCGGGCGGGGCGGCCTTGGCCTCGTCGTAGACGCGGCGCAACAGGTCGGCGTAGGCCTTCGCGACGTCGGCCTTCGACCGGATCGGGGCGGCGCTCAGGGCCGAGTAGACCAGCGGGTTGAGCGTGTCGGGCTCGATCCCGGCGGGGCGGTCGGCCCACTTCGCCAGGACGGCGGGGGCCTCGGCGGCGAGCGCGGGATCGTCGCGCGTCATCAGGTCGGACCAGGGGCCGAAGACGGGGTCGGACGGGACGGCGCGCTGCTTGAGGAAGCGTCGCCAGCGGCTGGTGATCGGCGGGCGGAGGTCGTCGGGGGCGAGCGACATGAAGAAGACGGCCGTCTCCAACGGGTCGGGCGGCGTGGTCCCGGCGCGGTACAGGTAGTCGCCGCCGCGCTTGCGGGCTTCTTCCAGGAGCAGGGCGTACTGGTCGTCGAGGAACTTGCGGATCTCGGCCCGCTTGGCGGCGGCGTCGTCCTCGAACGCCTTGCGGTCCGGGGTCTTCGCGGGGTCGTCGATCAGGGGGAGTTCCAGCGGGGACTCGGCACCGGCGAAGACGCCGTAGAGCGAATAGTAGTCGGCGGTGGGGATCGGGTCGTACTTGTGGTCGTGGCAGCGGGCGCAGGCGACCGTCAGGCCGAGCAGGCCGCGGCTCACGACGTCGATCTTGTCGTCGATCTGGTCGTGCACGTTGTTGTCGAAGGCCCGGCCCAGCGTCAGGAAGCCCATCGCCGCGAGCCGCCAGGGCTCGTCCTTGGGCGCGACCGCGTCGGCCGCGAGCTGTTCGCGGATCATCCGATCGAAGGGTGCGTCCTCGTTGAACGACCGCACGACGTAGTCGCGATAGGTGTAGGCGTAGGGCCGGATGCGGTCGTCCCCGTACATGAGGACGCCGTCTTTCGAGTCGGCGTAGCGGGCGACGTCCAGCCAGTGCCGCCCCCATCGCTCGCCGTATCGCGGCGAGGCCAGCAGCCGATCGACGACCTTCGCGTAGGCGTCGTCCGATCGGTCGGCCTCGAACGCGGCGATCTCCTCGGCGGTCGGCGGCAGGCCGATCAGGTCGTAAGAGACCCGGCGCAGGAGCGTACGACGGTCGGCCGGCGGCGAAGGGGCCAGGCCGGCGTCCTCCAGCTTCGCCAGGATGAACGGGTCGATCGGTGAGTTCGGCCACGAAGCGTCGGCGACCTTCGGGGGCTCACGGCGGGCGACGGGCTGGTACGACCAGTGCTTGCGGGCCGCGACGAAGTCGATCCCTCGGGCCTTGGCCGCGGGCGCGGCGACCGCCTTCGGGAAGGTCGCCCCTCCGGCCACCCACTGCCGAAGCACGGTGATCTCGGCGTCGGGCAGCTTCTGCTTCGGCGGCATCTTGACCGCGTCGTCCTCGTAGCCGACGGCCTGGATCAGAAGGCTCGCCTCGGGCTTGCCCGGCTCGACCGCCGGCCCGAGGTCGCCCCCCTTCAGCAGCCCCTCGAGAGAGTCGACCGCGAGGCTCCCCTTCAGGCTCTCGGCCTGGGCCGAGTGGCAGCCGAAGCAGCGCTCGACGAGAATCGGACGGACCCTGGCCTCGAAGAACGCGTCCCGATCCGCGCCGGGCTCCTCGGTGCAGGATGCGGAAGGGGAGGCCGCCGCGAAGACGACGGCCAGCGCGCCCGCGACGATCCGCGATATCCGCCCGAGATGCAGCGTCGCCATCGGCGTCGTCCTCCCGCCCCCCCCTCGAAGTCTCCAACATTCTTTGTACAATTCGCGCATCCGGGGGTCCGGCTGTCAAGGCGTCGGCCTCGGGCCTCGTCGCCCGATGGTGTCGGCGGCGGCCGAATCGACGGCGGCTCGATCGTCAAGGAGGGGTGGTCGGGCCGGGCTCGCTTCCCGGGTCGAACCGGGCGATGCGGCCGCGCTCGCCGACGGCCCAGCCGGCGGACGAGGCGGCGAATCCGACGGCGTGGAAGCCGGCGTCGCCGAGCTTCGACCAGGATTCGCCGCCGTCGTCCGAGCGGTCGGCGCCGGTCGGGCCGACGGCGATCAGCGACGGCCCGGGCGTCCCGGGCCGGAAGGCGACGGCCGAGCGGTAGCCGGACGGCTCGGGGCCACTGGGGGCGATCCAGGTCCGGCCGCCGTCGTGGGTGAGGGCGATGAGCCGCCCCTTCGCGTCCGGCTCCTTGTAGTCGCCGCCGACGGCCGCGCCGTGCTCCGCATCCCGGAAGGCCAGCGAGAAGACTCCCGACGAGCCCTCGCCGGCGCGCAGGGGCGTCGCGTGGGCCGTCCAGGTCCGCCCTCGGTCGTCGCTCCGGAAGATCCGCCCGCCGCTGGTGCCGAACCAGGCGTGATCCCCCTTCACGGCCAGGCAGGTTCCGCTGGCCGCGAAGGCCCCCTCGCGCGGCAGGGCCGCGGGCATGGAATCTCCGGCGACGCGGGCCCAGGTGTCGCCGCCGTCGTCGGTCGCAAGGATGACGAACCGGCCGTCGACCGGATCCCCCAGCGCCAGCCCGTGCCGGGCGTCCGAGAACGCCAGGCCGTCGAGGAAGCCCTTCGGGTCGGCGTTGACATGCCGGAGCCTCCACGTTTCGCCGCCGTCGGTCGTCTTGAAGATCCGCGACTGATCGCCCTCGCCGATCGACAGGACCAGGGCCGTCCGGTCGTCGAACGCCTCGACGTCGCGGAAATCCCGTCCTCCCGAATTCGGCACGTTCCGCCCCCGCCAGGTCGCGCCGCGATCCGTGGTGAGCAGCACCGTCCCCCCCGTCCCGCTCGCCCAGGCGACCCGCCCATCCACGACGGCGACCCCCCGCAGGCGGGCCGTCGTCCCGGATGTCTGAAACGTCCATTGCGCCTCGACGGCCGGCCCGCTGCAGAGCGCCGCGATTATCAGAAACAGGCGTCTCATCCGGTGCCTCGAGTTTCGAGACGGCCGCGTCGGCCGTCGTGGTCCACGGTCCTGAAGGGTTCTCGATCCCGGGCGATTCTAACGTCTTGAGCGACAAGTCCCCACGGCGTAGAGACCAACCGTGATTCAAGGCTCTGGCCCCTGAGAAAAGGCACGGTCCGGGAAAGCTCATCCTGAACCATGAAAGCTCGAAATTTTGGGCTGTCAAAAACAAAGATTGGCGCGTTGGTGTTTTCGCTTTATGATCTGCTGCGTGGAACTCGTGAAAAACCGGAAAACATGATTTGGTCGATGCGGAGGACATATGGGTCTGCAGGAACGGGCGCGGCGGGGCGCTGGCTCGAGGCGCGGTTTCACGCTGATCGAGCTGCTGGTGGTGATCAGCATCATCGCGGTGCTGATCAGCCTGCTGTTGCCGGCGGTGCAGGCGGCGCGGTCGGCGGCGCGGCGGACGCAGTGCGTGAATAATCTCAAGCAGATCGGGCTGGGGCTGGCGAATTACGAGTCGGCGATCGGGGCGTTCCCGCCGGCTTACGTGGGGGATCCCCGGGCGGTCGGGACGGCCTACGGGGTGAGCTATCCGGACGGGAACCTCAACACGACGCCCGGGTTCGCCTGGGGGACGCTGATCCTGCCGTACATCGAGCAGGCGACGGTCTACGCGAGCTTCAACACGAACCTCCCCTGCTGGGCGGCCGACAACGCGACCGGGGCGACGGTGCGGCTCTCGGTCTTCCTGTGCCCGTCGGCGACGGGCGGGACGGAGCCGTTCGCGGTGCATAAGTACGACAACGGCAACTCGGGCTCGCCCAACGACGCCGGCGAGTTCACGCCTCGGATCCTGCTGTCGCGCAGCCATTACGTGACGAACGCGGGGATCAACCAGCCCTGGGGGCGGACGACGGCGTACTCGTACGACTTCGACGTCGCCGAACCGATCCCCGGGGCCCCGTCGCCGCACGAAATCGACGGCCCTTTCTACCGCAACTCGCGGACCCGCGCCGCGTCGGTGACGGACGGGCTGTCGAACACGGTCTTCCTGGGCGAGAAGGCGCCGATCCTCTGCGACGCGACGTGGGTGGGCGTGGTCCCGTTCGCCAGCACGCCCCCGCGTCGCGGCTGGCCGTCGGACCCGAACAGCGGCGGCAACCTCGTCGGCGCGCACTGCGGGCCCGACGTCCGCGACCATCCCCAGGTGATCATCCACGCACCGAACCACCCGTTCGGCCACACCGACGAGATGTACTCCGAGGACGGCGATGGCTCCAACGTCCTGATGGGCGACGGCTCCGTCCGCTGGGTCAAGGAGACCATCCACCCCCGGACCTGGGTCGCCCTCTCGACCCGCAACGGCGGCGAGGTCGTCTCCGGCGACTACTGATCGACCCGATAAGGAAAGCTCATTGATGAATATGACGAAGCGATTCCGCCGGGGGGCGGCCCTGCTCGCCCCGGCGATCCTCGCGGCGGCCCTCGGCTGCGGCGGGCCGCCCCAGATCGGCGCCGACGCCGAGGCTTTCAAGACGGTCGACGCCCTCTACACGGCGGTCTCCCTGCGCGAGCCCGCGCTCGTCGACCAGTGCCTGGCCGCCCTGAAGTCGCTCCGCGAGGCCGGCAAGCTCGACCCGGCCCCTTGCGACGCCCTGGAAGGCCTCGCCGCCGAGGCCAAGGGCGGCGGCTGGGAGTCCGCCCAGTCCCGCCTCGCCCGCTTCATGCGCGGCCAGAGCCGGGGGCGGTAGGCGGGGACTTCGACCGGCGGCCGGCTCATCGGGGCCCGGAGAAGGGTTCGACGTGGCAGTCGCCGTCTCGCCCGAAGTAGACGACCCTCCGGCCGCCCAGGAAGGCGGTGTAGCCGACCGTCCCCGCGGCCATGATCCGCCGCAGGAAGCCGGGATAGTCGACCTCGCGGCCCTGGGCGGCCGCGACGGCCGACCGGACCCCCTCGGCCGAGAACGTCCGCGGGACCGCCGGGGCGTCGGCTAGCGGCAGGGGCTCGACGTGGATCGCGCCGGCGGCTGCATAGTGCCGTAGCTCCATCCGCGCCAGGTCGGCGTCGTAGCGTTCCACGCCCGTCGCGAGCAGCCGCCCCACGACTTCGGGGAATGTGATGCGGCCGGCGAGGGCCTGTGTCAGGCAGTCGTGCAGGATCGTCGCGTCCATCGTTCGGCCTCGTTTCGTTTCGCGTCGGGCGCCTTCAATCCAGGGTCTTCCCAGGGAACTCGTCTCCCGCCTCGTGCTTCGCCAGGATCGACTTCAGGCTCGCGAGCAGCCGCCGGCGCTCGGGCTCGCCCACGACGCCGAAGAAGGCGTCGTCGTTTTCGTCGGCCTCTCTCGCGAGCACCGGCACGAGCGTCCGGCCGGCCTCGGTCAGCCGGATCGAGACGGCGCGACGATCCGTCGGGTCGGCCGCGCGGACGACGAGTCCTTTCTTCGCCAGTCGCTCCACCATCCGCGACATCGCCCCGCCGTCCACCCCGACCGTCGCCGCCAAGATCAGCAGCGAGGCGCCCTCGGCGTCGTACAGGCAACGGAGCACCACCCATTGCGCGACCGTCACCCCGCGCCTTTCCAGGCGGTCGGAGAAGCCGCGGGACACGCGATTCGACAGCCGCCTCAGCCAGTAGCCGAGGTGGTCCTCCAGTCCGCTCGGGCGTTCGCTCGTCATGCGGGAAATATAGATGCCCAGGCAATTGTTGTCAAGGCAATAAAACGCCGCGAAGGGGAAGTGATGAGGAGAGGGCCGGGTCCCTGGTTCGGGAGGTCGGGCGGCGCTATCATGGCGCTCGGGATCTTCGGGCCCAACTTTCCGGGAGGCGGGATCATGCGGACCGGGGCGATCGTCTTGATGCTGACGGCGTGGACGCTCGGGGCGGCGGCTCAGGAGGCTCGGCCTTCGAAGGGCATCCCCGATCGGCCGGACTTCTTTCCGATCGCGGTCTGGCTCCAGGACACGGCCAACGCGACCCGGTACCGGGACGTCGGCGTGAACCTGTACGTGGGGTTGTGGAAGGGGCCGACGGCCGCGCAGCTCGACGCGCTCGACGCGGCGGGGATCCGCCTGATCGCGGGCCAGAGCCCGGCCGCCCTGGCGTTCCGCGACCGGCCGACGATCGTCGGCTGGATGCACGACGACGAGCCCGACAACGCCCAGGCGCTCGAGAACGGCAAGGGCTACGGGCCCCCCGTCACGCCCGACGCAATCGTGGCGCGATACCGCGAAATGAAGCGCAACGACCCCGACCGCCCCGTCATGTTGAACCTGGGACAAGGGGTCGCGTGGGACGGCTGGTACGGGCGGGGGACCCGGACGAACCACCCCGAAGACTATCCCGAGTACGTCGAGGGGTGCGACGTGGCCTCGTTCGACATCTACCCCGCCTGCCATCGCGACGCCCCGGTCGCGGGCAAGCTCTGGTACGTCCCGCTCGGCGTCGAGCGGCTCAGGAAATGGGCCGGCGCGAAGAAGCCGGTCTGGTGCTGCATCGAGACCACGCGGATCGACAACGAGGCCCGCAAGGCGACCCCGGCCGAGATCCGCTCCGAGGTCTGGATGGCCCTGATCCGGGGTGCGAAGGGGCTGGTCTACTTCGCCCACCAGTTCAAGCCGACGTTCATCGAGGCCGGCTTGCTCGCCGACGAGGCCGTCGCGCGCGAGGTCGCCGCGACCAACCGACGCATCCACGAGCTGGCGCCGGTGCTCAACAGCCCCGACGTGCCCGACGGCGTGCAGGTCGTCGCGTCGGACCCGAAGGTCCCGATCGCATCCGTCGTCAAGCGTCACGGCGACGCCGTCTACGTCTTCGCCGCCTCGCTGAGCGACGGCGGGACCGACGTCCGATTCCGCCTGCCGGACCGGGCCGACGCCCAGGTCGAGGTCCTCGACGAGTCGCGGTCGCTCGAAGCCCCCGCCGGCGCGTGGCCCGACCGCTTCACCGGGTATCAGGTCCACCTGTACCGGATCCGCCCGCGAGGCTGAGCGGATCGCGCGACCTCAGCGCGTCGCCTTGGCGCGCGGCGGGGCCTCCGCCGAGCCTTCCGCCCGCGCCGGCTTGCCCAGCATGAAGCGGTTGCAGCCGCTGAGGCCCGACACCCTGAGACTGTACGGCTGCAGGTCCTCGTCGATGCATAGCCCCAGCGTCAGGTTCTCGACCTTCGCCTCGGGCTCGATCTGCCACCATTTGCAGGCCTTGCAAAGGCCCCAATCCGACTCATGGTCGTGACCGTTCGAATGCGAGTTGGAAGCAGTCATGAGGACATCTCCATTCCCTTCGACTCGGGCGGGATCGACCTTCACGCGGGTGGATCTCGACCCGTCCCCTACTGCAACCGACGGGCCGAAAACCCCTCGATCGGGCGCGAAATCCCGCGACGAGGCGGCGGAATCGGTCTTGGCCGTCGGGAGCCTCAGGTCAGCTCGGCGATCGGCTCGCCGTGGGGGAGGAGGGCGATGGGTCGGCCGGAGACGTCCTGATAGGTCTGGGCGTGGTCGATGCCGAGGTGGCGGTACCAGGTCGCGAGCAGGTCGTTGGGGGTGAACCGCCGCTCCCTGGGCTCTTCGCCCCGGGAGGTGGTCGAGCCGATCACCTGGCCCATGGGCATCCCCCCGCCGGACATGAGGACGGACATGGCCCGTCCCCAGTGCTCGCGACCGGGTCGGCCCTGGTGGTTCGAGAGCTTGGGCGTCCGTCCCATCTCTCCCATGACGACGATCAGGGTCTCGCGGTCCAGGCCCCGCGCGTGGACGTCCTCGATCAGGGCGGAGACGGCCCGGTCGAGGACGGGGAGGCGGATCTCCATCTGTTCGAAGATGTTCCAGACGCTCGCGTGGTCGTCCCAGGAGAACGCCTTCTGGCCCGGGACGCAGGGGAAGTCGATCGTCACCAGCCGCACGCCCGCCTCGACCAGACGGCGCGCCAGCAGGCAGCGCTGGCCCACGACGTTGCGGCCGTAGCGGTCGCGGAGCACGTCGGGCTCGCCCGACAGGTCGAAGGCGTTTCGCGCGGCGCCGGAGGTCAGGACGTCGAGGGCCCGCCGCTGGAAGTCGTCGAACGAGCGCGTGACGGGCGTGGCCTCCATCGCCCGCCGCGCGGCGTCGAACCCGGCGAGCAGCCGGCCGCGGCCGCCCAGGCTCGCACGTCGCGCCTCGTCGAGCACCAGCTCCGGGACCATGAACTCGGGCTTGTTCGGGTCGGCCGCGACCTTGAACGGCCCATACGATCGGCCCAGGCCCCCCCCGCCCTCGTACGGCAGGTCGGGCATGGCGACCCACTTCGGCAGCCCCGCGGCCTCCGGCAGCAGCCGGTTCGCGGCGTGGAAGACGTAGGGGTGTTTGGGCGTGAACGGCGGCGTCTCGACGACGTCGCCTTCATACCCGGTCAGGACCGTGTGCGTGCTGTTGGCGTGGCCCGGGCTGTCGTGGGAGACGGAACGGACGATCGCCAGCTTGTCGGCGATCGCCGCCAGCCTCGGCAGCTTCTCGCAGATCTCGAGCCCCGGAACGCTGGTGGGGATCGGCCGGAAGAGGCCGCGATACGCCTCGGGGGCGTCGGGCTTGAGGTCGAACGTCTCCATGTGGCTCGGCCCTCCCCAGAGCCAGACCACGATCATGGACGGCCCCCCCGTCCCGCCCCCCGGCGCGGCCCTCGCCGCCTGGAGCCGCAAGAGGTCCGAGATCCCCAGCGCCGAGAACCCGGTCAGCGAGGCCCGCAGGAAGGCCCGTCTGGGCGTCGCTCCGGTGCACGGTCGAGCTTCGGACACCGCGTCGTCCTCG
The DNA window shown above is from Paludisphaera mucosa and carries:
- a CDS encoding LLM class flavin-dependent oxidoreductase, translated to MKSLDDVKLSVLDLCPIVEGGTAADAFRDAVDLARHAERLGYERYWVAEHHNIPGVASAATAVVIGHVAGGTSRIRVGAGGIMLPNHAPLVIAEQFGTLASLYPGRIDLGLGRAPGGDQRTARALRRYQEEVDAFPRDVREVQNYFRPAGPGRFVHAIPGEGLDVPIWILGSSDFGARLAAELGLPYAFASHFAPDQLFDALAIYRENFIPSEALEKPYAMIGVNAFLADTDEAAVRLFSSHQQAILNLVRGRPGLLPPPVDDVEALWTPFERAHVDKMTRVSVVGSPETVRGRLQSLVNAVKPDEVVFSGHIYDHAARLRSYDLLMQVCRTSAAAEAASLPSSR
- a CDS encoding DUF1501 domain-containing protein, whose translation is MNADFRRPISRREAIQQAGTGFGMLGLAALLGEAGLLGGPAAARAGTPGATLNPLAPRAPQFAPKAKRIIHIYLNGGPSQVDTFDPKPLLTKYDGKPLPQGNLSTERKTGAAMGSPFKFRKYGESGLDVSEIFDRTAAHADDLCVIRSMQANTPNHEQSMRLMNCGDERLSRPSMGAWLTYGLGSENENLPGYVSMCPGLPVADVSNWRSAFLPGVFQGTYIDTRKEKAEDLIENIRNAYVSNREQRRQLDLLAEMNRRHLQARAEDDALDARIASFELAYRMQMEATDAFDVSQEPQHVRDMYGPGVQNRQLLIARRLIERGVRFVQLFHGDVQPWDSHDSLPAAHRELGRQCDQGIAALLTDLKQRGLFDDTLVLCGGEFGRTPSVELVGGKPAMGRDHNHWGFSVWLAGGGVKRGHVHGATDDFGYKAVEDVVHVHDLHATILHLLGFDHTKLTYRHAGRDFRLTDVHGKVVDAILA
- a CDS encoding PSD1 and planctomycete cytochrome C domain-containing protein, producing the protein MATLHLGRISRIVAGALAVVFAAASPSASCTEEPGADRDAFFEARVRPILVERCFGCHSAQAESLKGSLAVDSLEGLLKGGDLGPAVEPGKPEASLLIQAVGYEDDAVKMPPKQKLPDAEITVLRQWVAGGATFPKAVAAPAAKARGIDFVAARKHWSYQPVARREPPKVADASWPNSPIDPFILAKLEDAGLAPSPPADRRTLLRRVSYDLIGLPPTAEEIAAFEADRSDDAYAKVVDRLLASPRYGERWGRHWLDVARYADSKDGVLMYGDDRIRPYAYTYRDYVVRSFNEDAPFDRMIREQLAADAVAPKDEPWRLAAMGFLTLGRAFDNNVHDQIDDKIDVVSRGLLGLTVACARCHDHKYDPIPTADYYSLYGVFAGAESPLELPLIDDPAKTPDRKAFEDDAAAKRAEIRKFLDDQYALLLEEARKRGGDYLYRAGTTPPDPLETAVFFMSLAPDDLRPPITSRWRRFLKQRAVPSDPVFGPWSDLMTRDDPALAAEAPAVLAKWADRPAGIEPDTLNPLVYSALSAAPIRSKADVAKAYADLLRRVYDEAKAAPPDPADKARRQVLDVLYGPDGPSYFARALTQSYMSRSEKDGFYGKVVALDRTTVKAADATPRAMVLVDSDEPYAPRVFVRGNASQPGEAVPRRFLRILAGDAPRPFARGGGRLDLAEAIADPKNPLTGRVIVNRVWMHHFGEPLVSTPSDFGERSTPPSHPELLDDLTARFLEGGWSLKNLHRLIVLSSTYRQASVDRPDCRKVDPENRLHWRASRRRLDFEAMRDTLLFVSGRLDPTMHGKPVDVANDPGNARRTVYGLVDRQSLPAVFRAFDFASPDASAERRPLTTVPQQALFGMNAPLVVEQARALAARPEVAGPSPAEAVRALYRMILARAPADDEAEMAGRFLKSLADEPGGPKLDPRAQLAQVLLITNELMFVD
- a CDS encoding WD40/YVTN/BNR-like repeat-containing protein, encoding MRRLFLIIAALCSGPAVEAQWTFQTSGTTARLRGVAVVDGRVAWASGTGGTVLLTTDRGATWRGRNVPNSGGRDFRDVEAFDDRTALVLSIGEGDQSRIFKTTDGGETWRLRHVNADPKGFLDGLAFSDARHGLALGDPVDGRFVILATDDGGDTWARVAGDSMPAALPREGAFAASGTCLAVKGDHAWFGTSGGRIFRSDDRGRTWTAHATPLRAGEGSSGVFSLAFRDAEHGAAVGGDYKEPDAKGRLIALTHDGGRTWIAPSGPEPSGYRSAVAFRPGTPGPSLIAVGPTGADRSDDGGESWSKLGDAGFHAVGFAASSAGWAVGERGRIARFDPGSEPGPTTPP
- a CDS encoding DUF1559 family PulG-like putative transporter; translated protein: MGLQERARRGAGSRRGFTLIELLVVISIIAVLISLLLPAVQAARSAARRTQCVNNLKQIGLGLANYESAIGAFPPAYVGDPRAVGTAYGVSYPDGNLNTTPGFAWGTLILPYIEQATVYASFNTNLPCWAADNATGATVRLSVFLCPSATGGTEPFAVHKYDNGNSGSPNDAGEFTPRILLSRSHYVTNAGINQPWGRTTAYSYDFDVAEPIPGAPSPHEIDGPFYRNSRTRAASVTDGLSNTVFLGEKAPILCDATWVGVVPFASTPPRRGWPSDPNSGGNLVGAHCGPDVRDHPQVIIHAPNHPFGHTDEMYSEDGDGSNVLMGDGSVRWVKETIHPRTWVALSTRNGGEVVSGDY